In the genome of Solibacillus silvestris, one region contains:
- a CDS encoding small-conductance mechanosensitive channel produces MVVLERHTTDASPTKSEENFATFHSQAHFWGRLTIWSVIICTIALPLYLSFGLGYHPGWSVILTGFLSYGAVVSIIWFVEPISYYPILGVSGTYLAFLTGNIGNMCLPSASIAQSIVKAEPGTRKGEVTATLAISAASIVNTTMLIAVILGGSYLINALPESIRASFSFVLPAIFGGVLAQFALKKPVWGIGAIGLGIFAALGPIPPSFQTFICIAGTVLFAVILEKMKASEQTS; encoded by the coding sequence ATGGTCGTTTTAGAGCGTCACACAACAGATGCTTCACCTACAAAAAGCGAGGAAAACTTTGCAACGTTTCATAGTCAGGCACATTTCTGGGGTCGTCTTACTATTTGGAGTGTCATCATTTGTACGATAGCCCTTCCCCTCTATTTATCATTTGGTCTAGGGTACCATCCAGGTTGGTCTGTTATCTTAACAGGTTTTTTAAGTTACGGGGCCGTTGTATCGATCATCTGGTTTGTCGAGCCAATTAGCTACTACCCTATTTTAGGTGTGTCGGGCACGTATTTGGCCTTTCTAACAGGTAATATCGGAAATATGTGCTTACCTAGCGCATCTATTGCCCAATCCATCGTAAAAGCAGAGCCAGGGACGCGCAAAGGTGAAGTTACCGCAACATTAGCGATTTCTGCCGCTTCCATTGTGAATACAACAATGCTTATAGCTGTGATTTTAGGGGGGTCTTACTTAATTAATGCGTTGCCTGAGTCAATCCGCGCCAGCTTCAGCTTTGTATTGCCGGCTATCTTTGGTGGAGTGCTTGCGCAGTTCGCATTAAAAAAACCCGTTTGGGGAATCGGTGCTATTGGATTAGGGATTTTTGCAGCGCTTGGCCCCATTCCGCCGTCGTTCCAAACATTTATTTGTATTGCAGGAACAGTCCTCTTTGCCGTAATTCTTGAAAAAATGAAAGCGAGTGAACAAACATCATGA
- a CDS encoding translation elongation factor EF-1alpha: protein MNLASEIMDHPILWVIAFVVVLIVIFQAIVFIRISKKVAPEVGLTNKEVTSIIRTGAISSLGPSFAIIIVAISLITLIGEPTTMMRIGIVGSAPIETVGASLGAEAAGEELSDKSFSAQAFTAAVWTMCLGGMGWLIVTALFTKSLGRLQSKLTSGGGNRAKWLSVISTAAMIGAFGYFGGGQIAKGMNETIIFIVALLIMPVIMWAAQHFNQNWLREWSLGLVILIGMSVGYFLI, encoded by the coding sequence TTGAACTTAGCATCAGAGATTATGGATCATCCAATTTTATGGGTTATAGCATTTGTCGTTGTACTCATTGTAATTTTCCAAGCCATTGTCTTTATACGTATTTCAAAGAAAGTAGCACCAGAAGTAGGCTTAACGAACAAGGAAGTCACTTCAATTATTCGAACAGGTGCAATTAGTTCATTAGGTCCATCATTTGCCATTATTATCGTGGCCATTTCTTTAATTACTTTAATTGGTGAACCAACGACAATGATGCGAATTGGTATTGTCGGATCAGCACCAATCGAAACAGTAGGAGCAAGTCTTGGGGCCGAAGCAGCAGGTGAAGAGTTAAGTGACAAAAGCTTCTCAGCACAAGCATTTACAGCAGCAGTTTGGACAATGTGTTTAGGCGGCATGGGATGGTTGATTGTTACAGCATTGTTTACGAAATCTCTTGGTCGCCTTCAAAGTAAGTTAACGAGCGGTGGCGGCAATCGGGCAAAATGGTTAAGTGTCATTTCGACTGCAGCAATGATTGGTGCTTTCGGATATTTTGGTGGTGGCCAGATCGCAAAAGGTATGAATGAAACGATTATTTTTATAGTCGCTTTACTTATAATGCCGGTTATTATGTGGGCAGCTCAACACTTTAACCAGAATTGGCTCCGTGAGTGGTCACTAGGACTAGTTATTTTAATCGGTATGAGCGTCGGGTATTTCTTAATTTAA
- a CDS encoding polyketide synthase regulator yields the protein MSDGQEAILRHLTLSNKQLSILVESIRTITSKLHIDEVLHTIMRHALNVIPEADAGYLMLFDEQKQCLIPKTYIHFPPLIEQFQTKPNEAITGRVFATGIGEFFNSYEEIMAAMYHQNVSPRNLQTILKSAHVPQAALCVPITVDAKPIGIMILHQLQKKRDLTQEDLLFFQAFADQVGVAIQKAQYYEQMTEKVKEAHELSLALETKHTLLKQRYDVHATLNQLLLQNEPISVILNELKNLTQLPIGFYDAYDDVFFEDDQSIPPHTKAKIKKQLFLKMKPFEYRLKNDRSFIVYPLYNLDICLGSMIIEQKGIISYKDQQTLEQGANILTLQILRNKNVLEHHNKRMQETFQQIIDAPNQKTVASMAYQLDLDVQDYYRLCIFEFKQTADMLSVEQYLHQFISMLKEQFPGERKLLFYEKNKITLLIGVPSPAMLTTLNETLSRLQKKWQSQHKPLFRCAISKQYKTLQTVSSLYEEALQTLRFLHVRDEWTITSYDKIGLNQLILQVPPKDLANFIHDQIGELLTKANKSHLYETLLAYFRFNRSVQQTAQHLHIHTNTLYQRLSRIEQILNISFQIQEDALKIQLACYLKENYLTPVKKRE from the coding sequence ATGTCAGATGGACAAGAAGCAATTCTACGTCACTTAACACTTTCAAATAAACAGTTATCTATCCTCGTGGAAAGTATCCGGACAATCACTTCCAAACTTCATATTGATGAAGTATTACATACAATCATGCGGCATGCACTGAACGTTATTCCTGAAGCAGATGCAGGGTATTTAATGCTTTTTGATGAACAGAAACAGTGTCTAATTCCGAAAACCTATATTCATTTCCCGCCACTTATTGAACAATTTCAAACAAAGCCGAATGAGGCCATTACTGGTCGTGTATTTGCGACAGGAATCGGTGAGTTCTTTAACAGTTACGAAGAAATTATGGCTGCTATGTACCATCAAAATGTAAGCCCGCGTAATTTACAGACAATATTAAAGAGCGCACATGTTCCGCAAGCAGCTCTTTGTGTACCGATAACTGTTGATGCTAAGCCAATCGGCATCATGATCCTTCACCAACTTCAAAAGAAAAGAGACCTCACACAAGAAGATCTATTATTTTTTCAAGCCTTTGCCGATCAGGTAGGGGTGGCAATTCAAAAAGCCCAGTATTATGAACAGATGACTGAGAAAGTAAAAGAAGCGCACGAATTATCTCTGGCATTAGAGACAAAACATACCCTTCTTAAACAGCGCTATGATGTGCATGCTACATTAAATCAATTGCTCTTACAAAACGAACCGATCTCCGTCATTTTAAATGAACTGAAAAACTTAACGCAATTACCAATTGGTTTTTATGATGCATATGATGATGTGTTTTTTGAAGATGATCAGTCCATTCCCCCTCACACAAAAGCTAAAATAAAAAAACAATTATTCTTGAAAATGAAGCCATTTGAGTATCGGCTTAAAAATGACCGCAGCTTTATTGTTTATCCTCTTTATAATTTGGATATTTGTTTAGGGAGTATGATTATTGAACAGAAAGGCATCATTTCCTACAAAGATCAGCAAACACTGGAGCAGGGGGCCAATATTTTAACACTGCAAATTTTACGCAATAAAAATGTTCTGGAGCACCATAACAAACGAATGCAGGAAACATTCCAGCAGATCATCGATGCACCTAATCAAAAAACAGTTGCTTCTATGGCATATCAACTTGATCTAGATGTGCAGGACTACTACCGATTATGTATTTTCGAGTTCAAACAAACGGCCGACATGTTATCGGTTGAACAATATTTACATCAGTTCATCTCCATGCTAAAGGAACAATTTCCAGGTGAACGGAAATTACTTTTTTATGAAAAAAACAAAATCACTCTTTTAATCGGTGTGCCGTCACCAGCAATGCTTACAACATTAAACGAAACACTCTCGCGCCTACAAAAAAAGTGGCAATCACAGCATAAACCGCTTTTTCGGTGCGCAATCAGTAAACAATATAAAACCCTACAGACAGTTTCTTCTCTATACGAAGAAGCGCTGCAAACATTGCGCTTTTTACATGTACGTGATGAATGGACAATTACGAGCTACGATAAAATCGGACTCAACCAGCTGATTTTACAAGTCCCGCCAAAAGACTTGGCAAACTTCATTCATGACCAAATCGGTGAGTTATTGACTAAAGCCAATAAAAGTCACCTGTACGAAACATTGTTGGCCTATTTCAGATTTAATCGCTCCGTTCAGCAAACAGCACAGCATTTACATATTCATACCAACACTTTGTACCAGCGATTAAGCCGAATTGAGCAAATATTAAATATCTCGTTTCAAATACAGGAAGATGCACTGAAAATACAACTAGCTTGTTATTTAAAAGAAAATTACTTAACGCCTGTAAAAAAACGAGAGTAA
- a CDS encoding sodium:alanine symporter — translation MDWFGNILGEVNTILYSYVLIILLVGTGIFLTVKTKFIQFRLIKDMFKLITEAAPTDKSGKKGISSFQAFTISAASRIGTGNIAGVATAIALGGPGAIFWMWMIALIGAASALIESTLAQVYKVKDKSTGLFRGGPAYYMEKGLNKRWMGILFAVVITITYGFIFNSVQANTISIAFEESFGANRFVVGLVLAALTGIIVFGGLKRIVSFTQIVVPVMAILYIIIALIVVILNISEIPGVFLLIIKSAFGLEEAFAGMIGAAIMNGIKRGLFSNEAGIGSAPNAAATAAVSHPVKQGLIQALGVFIDTLVVCTATAAIVLLGDAYLQSDATSVNLTQASLVGSLGDWAGSFLAIIVFMFAFSTVIGNYYYGESNISFIKDSKTGLLVFRIFVVLFVMFGSIAKVQVVWDLADLFMAFMAIINLIAILQLWKVAKPVINDYLTQRKQGKDPVFYKKNVPNLGEVECWGEDEEIEGKR, via the coding sequence ATGGATTGGTTCGGTAATATATTGGGTGAAGTGAATACAATATTATATTCATATGTATTAATAATTTTATTAGTAGGAACAGGCATATTTTTAACGGTTAAAACAAAGTTTATTCAATTTCGATTAATCAAAGATATGTTCAAACTTATAACAGAAGCGGCGCCAACAGATAAGTCAGGGAAAAAAGGGATATCTTCTTTTCAGGCTTTTACAATTTCTGCTGCTTCTCGAATTGGAACAGGTAATATAGCGGGTGTCGCGACGGCAATTGCTCTTGGCGGTCCCGGTGCGATATTTTGGATGTGGATGATTGCGCTAATCGGAGCGGCATCTGCACTAATTGAAAGTACATTAGCACAAGTATATAAAGTGAAAGATAAGAGTACTGGATTGTTTCGTGGTGGTCCTGCTTATTATATGGAAAAAGGCTTAAATAAAAGATGGATGGGTATTCTTTTTGCTGTTGTCATTACAATTACGTATGGCTTTATTTTTAATTCGGTCCAGGCAAATACGATTTCCATTGCATTTGAAGAAAGTTTTGGTGCCAATCGATTTGTAGTAGGTTTAGTATTGGCTGCTTTAACAGGGATTATTGTTTTTGGTGGATTAAAGAGAATTGTTAGCTTTACTCAAATAGTTGTTCCTGTTATGGCAATTTTGTACATTATAATTGCTCTTATTGTTGTAATCCTCAATATTTCCGAAATTCCGGGTGTGTTTCTCCTTATCATAAAATCTGCCTTTGGTTTGGAAGAAGCTTTTGCAGGAATGATCGGTGCGGCAATTATGAATGGGATTAAACGCGGATTATTCTCAAATGAAGCTGGGATAGGTTCTGCACCCAATGCAGCAGCAACAGCAGCTGTTTCCCACCCAGTAAAGCAAGGGTTAATTCAAGCCCTTGGTGTATTTATAGACACATTAGTCGTTTGTACAGCAACAGCGGCAATCGTATTATTAGGCGATGCATACCTTCAATCTGACGCAACTTCAGTCAATTTAACGCAAGCCTCTTTAGTCGGAAGTTTAGGTGATTGGGCAGGTAGCTTCTTAGCGATCATTGTATTTATGTTTGCTTTTAGTACGGTTATTGGCAATTACTATTACGGTGAATCGAATATTAGTTTTATAAAAGATTCAAAGACTGGTTTATTAGTATTCCGTATATTTGTCGTACTTTTTGTTATGTTTGGTTCCATTGCAAAGGTACAAGTTGTATGGGATTTAGCGGATCTGTTTATGGCCTTTATGGCGATCATTAACTTAATTGCTATTCTCCAACTTTGGAAAGTGGCCAAACCGGTTATTAATGATTATTTAACTCAACGGAAGCAAGGCAAAGATCCAGTATTCTATAAGAAAAACGTACCTAATTTAGGTGAGGTGGAATGCTGGGGCGAAGATGAAGAAATAGAAGGAAAACGTTAA
- a CDS encoding gluconolactonase: MRSKKGALVWILVLVLSLITVTFTGAKALYETKPVPAKERHDISEIIHQSSKWEKVATGSGFMEGINFDRKGNIWLVSPTTGEILTIKGDKVEKVLGDKDKLMPIGAKFHKDGRLFITDGKGELYSYNPATGERKTIVNSYDGKPLNGLNDLVFDETGGLYFTEPMGSSATHPTGRVFYLPPGKTEAILFSENIAYPNGIAISANGQRVYISEFDKNQILSVPSVNAANSPESPFIFARFEGGIGPDGLAVDAEGNLYVAHFQAGEVVVVDANGFKYGTIRLPEDAGTFATNLAFHDGYLYVTESSKNEVWRIQVKMKGLQPYGLN; the protein is encoded by the coding sequence ATGAGGTCTAAAAAAGGTGCACTTGTATGGATATTGGTTCTTGTTCTCTCCCTTATAACGGTCACATTCACTGGTGCTAAGGCATTGTATGAAACAAAGCCAGTGCCGGCAAAGGAAAGACATGACATTTCTGAAATTATTCATCAAAGCAGTAAATGGGAAAAGGTTGCTACAGGTAGTGGATTCATGGAAGGTATTAACTTTGATCGTAAAGGAAACATCTGGTTAGTTAGCCCGACAACTGGCGAAATCTTAACTATTAAAGGCGACAAAGTTGAAAAAGTTTTAGGAGATAAAGATAAATTAATGCCAATTGGAGCTAAGTTCCATAAAGATGGTCGCCTATTTATTACGGATGGTAAAGGTGAATTATATTCCTACAATCCTGCTACTGGCGAACGCAAAACCATTGTCAATTCTTACGACGGGAAACCTTTAAACGGTTTAAATGACCTTGTTTTTGACGAAACAGGTGGTCTTTACTTTACTGAGCCAATGGGTTCTAGTGCTACTCATCCAACAGGTCGCGTCTTCTACTTACCTCCTGGTAAAACTGAAGCAATCCTCTTCTCAGAGAATATTGCTTATCCTAATGGAATTGCCATTTCGGCAAATGGCCAACGCGTCTATATATCAGAGTTTGATAAAAATCAAATTCTATCAGTACCTTCTGTAAATGCTGCAAATTCTCCTGAATCACCGTTTATTTTTGCTCGTTTTGAAGGTGGAATCGGTCCAGATGGGTTAGCTGTAGATGCTGAAGGTAATCTGTACGTAGCCCATTTCCAAGCTGGAGAAGTAGTAGTGGTTGACGCCAATGGTTTTAAATACGGAACCATTCGCCTTCCTGAAGATGCAGGAACATTCGCAACAAACTTAGCTTTTCATGATGGGTACCTGTACGTAACCGAATCATCAAAGAACGAGGTGTGGCGTATTCAAGTGAAAATGAAGGGCCTACAGCCATACGGGTTAAACTAG
- a CDS encoding Zn-dependent hydrolase codes for MHSIHKIGKSFWYITPVSLTDRPILGMVVGSKKTLMIDAGNSEEHMHYFLNELQKRGVPNPDLVVLTHWHWDHIFGLSALPDTVSIASKETEREMEKLIPFSWSDEAIDARVNEGVEIEFCAKAIKEEYTNHRNIKITFPDITIEKRAEINLGDVTCIVQQVGGDHAADSVIVYIKEEKILFLGDCIYPRMYAEKVHYTISETLRLLDVLETFDAETFIPSHQEPISKEAFDKEVVMLRTIAKYTEVCKGDLPTIVKEYENYVKRELTEDELETISHFADGY; via the coding sequence TTGCACTCTATACACAAAATAGGTAAAAGTTTTTGGTATATCACCCCAGTCTCGTTGACTGACCGCCCGATTTTAGGAATGGTGGTTGGCAGTAAAAAGACATTAATGATTGATGCAGGAAACTCGGAAGAACATATGCATTATTTTCTGAATGAACTTCAAAAAAGGGGAGTTCCTAATCCGGATTTAGTTGTCCTAACACATTGGCATTGGGATCATATATTTGGTCTTTCCGCATTACCCGATACTGTTTCAATTGCCTCCAAAGAGACTGAAAGGGAAATGGAGAAGCTTATTCCATTTTCATGGTCAGATGAAGCCATTGATGCGCGAGTAAATGAAGGTGTGGAAATTGAATTTTGTGCAAAAGCGATTAAGGAAGAATACACGAATCATCGAAACATTAAAATTACTTTTCCGGATATTACAATAGAGAAAAGGGCAGAGATAAATCTTGGTGATGTGACTTGTATCGTACAACAAGTTGGAGGGGACCATGCTGCAGATTCTGTCATTGTGTATATAAAAGAAGAGAAGATTCTTTTCTTAGGGGACTGCATTTATCCAAGAATGTATGCCGAAAAAGTACACTATACAATTAGTGAAACTTTACGGTTATTAGATGTATTAGAAACGTTTGATGCGGAAACCTTTATCCCTTCACATCAAGAACCAATTTCAAAAGAAGCTTTCGATAAAGAAGTCGTTATGCTAAGAACGATTGCCAAATATACAGAGGTCTGTAAGGGAGATTTACCGACAATAGTGAAGGAATACGAAAACTATGTAAAAAGGGAACTTACCGAAGATGAATTAGAAACCATCTCCCATTTTGCCGATGGATACTAA
- a CDS encoding glycine/betaine ABC transporter gives MKLISLSKLGLILVLSLLLAACSSEAEGTEKQAVNLAYVEWETEVASTHVVGQVLEDLGYDVTLTPLDNGIMWEALANGEVDGMVSAWLPQTHAPQVEKYKGRIDDLGENLLGGKIGLVVPSYMDVDSIEDLTDEAGKTITGIEPGANITGTTEKAYEIYPNLEGWTVLSSSSVAMTGALKQAIENKEEIIVTGWSPHWKFNLFDLKYLDDPKGMYGTEEYIGTFARNGFKEDNPEAYSVLDNFHWTPEDIESVMYDIMEGMDPKDAAKKWIEENEAKVADWTKEVN, from the coding sequence ATGAAACTCATTAGTTTATCGAAGCTAGGATTAATTTTAGTATTAAGTTTATTATTAGCTGCATGTTCTTCGGAGGCTGAAGGTACAGAAAAACAAGCTGTCAACTTAGCCTATGTTGAATGGGAGACTGAGGTTGCCTCCACTCATGTAGTAGGACAAGTTCTAGAAGATTTAGGATATGATGTAACGCTGACGCCTTTAGATAATGGAATTATGTGGGAAGCTCTTGCAAATGGAGAGGTTGATGGCATGGTTTCAGCTTGGCTACCGCAGACGCACGCCCCGCAAGTTGAGAAGTACAAAGGCCGTATAGATGATTTAGGTGAAAATTTGTTAGGCGGAAAAATTGGGTTAGTAGTCCCTAGTTATATGGATGTGGATTCCATCGAAGATTTAACAGATGAAGCGGGTAAAACGATAACGGGCATCGAACCAGGTGCAAATATAACAGGAACTACAGAAAAGGCGTATGAGATATATCCGAATCTTGAAGGGTGGACAGTACTAAGCTCATCTTCAGTAGCAATGACAGGGGCTCTTAAACAAGCGATTGAGAACAAAGAAGAAATCATAGTGACAGGTTGGTCTCCTCACTGGAAATTTAACTTATTTGATTTGAAGTATTTAGATGATCCTAAAGGGATGTACGGAACTGAAGAATATATCGGTACATTTGCACGTAATGGATTCAAAGAGGATAATCCTGAGGCATACAGTGTTCTCGATAATTTCCACTGGACTCCGGAAGATATAGAAAGTGTTATGTATGATATTATGGAAGGCATGGATCCGAAAGATGCAGCAAAAAAATGGATTGAAGAAAATGAAGCTAAAGTTGCCGATTGGACAAAAGAAGTTAATTAA
- a CDS encoding histidine phosphatase family protein, whose protein sequence is MNKTLLNALRNGGFIFYARHGEATVGSDLANLNFQNCLTQRNLSETGRRQAIYYGEILRYLRIPFEIPVSSSPYCRTIETAQLAFGSGNVQINPFWVEINRLSENLPSNDRQIILSNLQSILEYIPDKGNNKMIVDHIFPAKVGLGPIPYMGTVIIKPKGRGNGYDIVGQLSLEDWSTLDS, encoded by the coding sequence TTGAATAAAACCTTACTTAATGCACTTAGAAATGGGGGATTTATATTTTATGCAAGGCATGGAGAAGCGACTGTCGGAAGCGATTTAGCTAACTTAAACTTTCAAAACTGTTTAACTCAGAGAAATCTTTCTGAAACGGGACGTAGGCAAGCAATTTACTATGGAGAAATACTTCGGTATTTAAGAATACCATTCGAAATCCCTGTTTCCTCAAGTCCCTATTGCAGGACAATCGAAACAGCACAGTTAGCATTTGGTAGTGGTAATGTTCAAATTAATCCTTTTTGGGTTGAGATAAATAGGTTAAGCGAAAATTTACCAAGTAATGATAGGCAAATAATTTTGAGTAATCTTCAATCAATTTTAGAATATATCCCGGATAAGGGAAATAATAAAATGATTGTTGATCACATTTTCCCTGCAAAGGTTGGATTAGGTCCAATCCCTTATATGGGGACAGTTATTATTAAGCCAAAAGGGCGAGGTAACGGCTATGATATTGTTGGTCAACTATCTTTAGAAGATTGGTCTACATTAGATAGTTAG